Proteins found in one Thermaerobacter subterraneus DSM 13965 genomic segment:
- a CDS encoding saccharopine dehydrogenase family protein codes for MRFVVFGGAGDMGSRAVRELARTPGVAQVTVADRDLEAARSVATAAAEEAAPGCRVVAEAVDILAPGAAAQLMAAHDVAVGAAGPFYLLEELLVRAAIEARRPYISLCDDHDAARRVLDLDEPARKAGVTILTGLGWTPGLTNLCVRHAAQRMDRVEAAHIAWAGSSADSRGWAVVLHTMHIFSGTVTSFAGGRWEEVPAGTGAERVEFPPPLGAVTVFHVGHPEPVTLPRFLPGLQEVRLKGGLSEPALNRLAVTFGRWGLMATHRRRQRLGAVLKPLLPLLERVGAPSRPASGLVVRVRGRVGDQVVERSYRAAAPMASLTAVPLALGALWMAQGRIEGPGVLAPEAPGGPDPEAFFQELAERGVAVDREP; via the coding sequence ATGCGCTTCGTGGTCTTCGGCGGGGCGGGGGACATGGGAAGCCGGGCGGTCCGGGAACTGGCCAGGACCCCCGGTGTGGCCCAGGTGACGGTAGCGGACCGGGATCTGGAGGCGGCCCGGTCGGTGGCCACCGCGGCGGCGGAAGAGGCGGCGCCAGGTTGCCGGGTGGTTGCGGAGGCGGTCGACATCCTGGCACCTGGGGCAGCCGCCCAGCTGATGGCGGCTCACGATGTGGCGGTGGGAGCGGCGGGCCCGTTCTACCTCCTGGAAGAGCTCCTGGTCCGGGCGGCCATCGAGGCCCGGCGCCCCTACATCAGCCTCTGCGATGATCACGACGCGGCCCGGCGGGTCCTCGATCTGGACGAGCCGGCCCGCAAGGCAGGGGTCACCATCCTCACCGGCCTCGGCTGGACGCCGGGGCTAACCAACCTTTGCGTGCGCCATGCGGCCCAGCGGATGGACCGGGTCGAGGCGGCCCACATCGCCTGGGCCGGCAGCTCGGCGGATTCCCGGGGCTGGGCCGTGGTCCTCCACACCATGCACATCTTCAGCGGCACGGTCACGTCCTTTGCCGGAGGACGGTGGGAGGAGGTCCCTGCGGGGACCGGGGCGGAACGGGTCGAGTTTCCTCCGCCACTGGGTGCCGTGACGGTCTTTCACGTCGGGCACCCCGAACCGGTGACGTTACCGCGATTCCTTCCCGGCCTGCAGGAGGTGCGGCTGAAGGGAGGCCTGTCGGAGCCCGCCCTGAACCGGCTGGCTGTCACCTTCGGGCGCTGGGGGTTGATGGCCACCCACCGCCGGCGGCAGCGGTTGGGCGCGGTGCTCAAGCCGCTGCTTCCTCTCCTGGAACGGGTGGGGGCCCCATCCCGGCCCGCTTCCGGGCTCGTCGTCCGGGTGCGGGGCCGGGTGGGCGACCAGGTGGTGGAACGCAGCTACCGGGCGGCGGCGCCCATGGCGAGCCTGACGGCGGTGCCTCTGGCCCTGGGAGCGCTTTGGATGGCCCAGGGGCGAATTGAGGGACCGGGGGTGCTGGCGCCCGAAGCACCGGGCGGGCCGGACCCGGAGGCGTTCTTCCAGGAGCTGGCGGAGCGGGGCGTGGCTGTGGACCGGGAGCCGTGA
- a CDS encoding TetR/AcrR family transcriptional regulator — protein sequence MGRSTARREEILTVAGELFRQKGYHATSMQDIAERLQLQRGSLYAHIESKEELLFEIVDRAADRFLAGIEQAWREGTTARDRLRRALAAHMAVIAEHRDTASVFFHEWRFLRADLRSRIQAKRDRYEARWRELIADGVARGEFRAVDPRFAALLALSAVNWAYQWYSPDGPLAPDDVAATFAELILKGLEAGSS from the coding sequence ATGGGCCGTTCCACCGCCCGCCGGGAAGAGATCCTCACCGTGGCCGGCGAGCTCTTTCGCCAGAAGGGCTATCACGCCACCTCCATGCAGGACATCGCCGAGCGGCTGCAGCTGCAGCGGGGCAGCCTTTACGCCCACATCGAGAGCAAGGAAGAGCTGCTGTTCGAGATCGTGGACCGCGCGGCCGACCGGTTCCTGGCCGGGATCGAGCAGGCCTGGAGGGAGGGCACAACGGCCCGGGACCGCTTGCGGCGGGCCCTGGCCGCCCACATGGCGGTGATCGCCGAGCACCGCGACACGGCCAGCGTGTTCTTCCACGAGTGGCGCTTCTTGCGTGCTGACCTGCGGTCCCGCATCCAGGCCAAGCGGGACCGGTATGAAGCCCGCTGGCGGGAGCTCATCGCCGACGGTGTCGCCCGGGGCGAGTTCCGCGCGGTCGACCCGCGGTTCGCGGCCCTGCTGGCGCTGTCGGCGGTCAACTGGGCCTACCAGTGGTATTCGCCGGACGGGCCCTTGGCACCGGACGATGTGGCGGCCACCTTTGCGGAGCTGATCCTCAAGGGCCTGGAGGCCGGCTCGTCCTGA